In Gemmatimonadaceae bacterium, a single genomic region encodes these proteins:
- a CDS encoding F0F1 ATP synthase subunit delta, whose product MRETTIARNYAEALLELARSANDLRGWGEMIDSVANGIESDRRLRVFLESPRVSAQQKNEIFQKAYGNSLPRNFVRFLQALVNNRRQMLIPVIAHEYHDLVDQVEGRLHASVTVAREADDNDRHVITQQLSRALGKDVVPHFHVNPSILGGVVVRVGDTVLDGSVRRRLSTLRSKMLGTR is encoded by the coding sequence ATGCGCGAAACCACGATCGCCCGGAACTACGCCGAGGCGCTCCTCGAGCTCGCCCGGAGCGCGAACGACCTGCGCGGCTGGGGCGAGATGATCGACAGCGTGGCGAACGGCATCGAGTCCGATCGCCGCCTGCGCGTGTTCCTCGAGTCGCCGCGCGTGAGCGCGCAGCAGAAGAACGAGATCTTCCAGAAAGCGTACGGCAACTCGCTGCCGCGAAACTTCGTGCGCTTCCTGCAAGCGCTCGTGAACAACCGGCGTCAGATGCTGATCCCGGTGATTGCTCACGAGTATCACGATCTCGTCGACCAGGTCGAAGGCCGCCTGCACGCGTCCGTCACGGTCGCGCGTGAAGCGGACGACAACGACCGCCACGTCATCACGCAGCAGCTCTCGCGCGCGCTGGGCAAGGATGTCGTGCCGCACTTCCACGTGAATCCGTCGATCCTCGGCGGCGTCGTGGTCCGCGTGGGTGATACGGTGCTCGACGGCTCCGTGCGTCGCCGGTTGTCGACCCTTCGTTCGAAAATGCTCGGGACGCGCTAG
- the atpF gene encoding F0F1 ATP synthase subunit B: protein MRTLSLSTALLLAPALAFAQEGQAAPQPGLINIQFNLMFWTLVIFGLLYFILKKFAFGPITAAVDAREKALEELIEGAKRDREAAAQLVREHQAAIEAARNDAQRLIGEGRATAEKMRSDLLEQTRKEQQDMLERARREIETEKDRAIAQLRREAVELALAGASKVIEQNLQSDANRKLVEGYLASIGSLKVTQ from the coding sequence ATGCGCACGCTTTCACTGTCGACCGCCCTGCTGCTCGCTCCGGCTCTCGCCTTCGCCCAGGAAGGGCAGGCCGCGCCACAGCCCGGCCTGATCAACATCCAGTTCAACCTGATGTTCTGGACGCTGGTGATCTTCGGGCTGCTCTACTTCATCCTCAAGAAGTTTGCGTTCGGCCCGATCACCGCGGCCGTCGACGCGCGCGAGAAAGCGCTCGAGGAGCTCATCGAAGGCGCGAAGCGGGATCGCGAAGCCGCGGCGCAACTCGTGCGCGAGCATCAAGCGGCGATCGAAGCCGCGCGTAACGACGCCCAGCGCCTCATCGGCGAAGGCCGCGCCACCGCCGAGAAGATGCGGTCGGACCTCCTAGAGCAGACGCGCAAGGAGCAGCAGGACATGCTCGAGCGCGCCCGCCGCGAAATCGAAACCGAGAAGGATCGCGCGATCGCCCAGCTGCGTCGCGAAGCGGTCGAGCTGGCGCTCGCGGGCGCGAGCAAAGTCATCGAGCAGAACCTCCAGTCCGACGCCAACCGCAAGCTCGTCGAAGGCTACCTCGCGTCCATCGGCTCGCTCAAGGTCACCCAGTAA
- a CDS encoding AtpZ/AtpI family protein, which produces MPDGKRLGGAGPRAPGPAQGLGGAEFAGLGLQFALAILLFAALGAWLDRRLGSSPWLLLVGVLVGAGGGFHSMYRKITAAQRRDAEARNAARAARQENR; this is translated from the coding sequence ATGCCGGACGGAAAACGCCTCGGCGGAGCAGGACCTCGAGCGCCCGGACCAGCTCAAGGACTCGGCGGCGCCGAGTTCGCGGGGTTGGGGCTCCAGTTCGCGCTGGCCATCCTCCTCTTCGCCGCACTCGGCGCCTGGCTCGACCGGCGGCTCGGCTCCTCACCGTGGCTTCTCCTCGTCGGTGTGTTGGTCGGCGCCGGCGGCGGCTTTCACTCGATGTATCGCAAAATCACCGCGGCACAACGCCGCGACGCGGAGGCGCGCAACGCAGCACGCGCGGCCCGTCAAGAGAATCGATAG
- a CDS encoding type II toxin-antitoxin system VapB family antitoxin: MILDDELVAKASTLTGITEKTALVHDGLRALIARESARRLAALGGSDPDLEDIPRRRVAAVAEPRR, encoded by the coding sequence ATGATTCTAGACGATGAGCTGGTCGCGAAGGCGTCCACGCTGACCGGGATTACCGAGAAGACGGCGCTCGTACACGACGGGCTGCGCGCCCTCATCGCGCGCGAAAGCGCGCGGCGCCTGGCGGCGCTGGGCGGGTCCGACCCGGATCTCGAGGACATCCCGCGCCGCAGAGTGGCCGCGGTGGCCGAGCCGCGCAGGTGA
- a CDS encoding type II toxin-antitoxin system VapC family toxin produces the protein MIVADTSVWIDHLRRGYEPFGRRLDDGVIAVHDCVVGELACGGLKHRAHVLNLLAALPRVPVASFDEVMHLIDRRKLMGRGIGWTDAQILAGCLLGRARLWTLDQRMARVAEGFSISYRAS, from the coding sequence GTGATCGTCGCCGACACGTCGGTCTGGATCGATCATCTGCGTCGCGGCTACGAGCCGTTCGGTCGGCGCCTCGACGACGGCGTGATCGCGGTCCACGACTGCGTCGTCGGCGAGCTCGCGTGCGGGGGGCTCAAACACCGCGCGCACGTCCTCAATCTGTTGGCGGCGCTGCCGCGTGTTCCGGTCGCGTCATTCGACGAGGTGATGCACCTCATCGATCGGAGAAAGCTCATGGGCCGCGGCATCGGCTGGACCGACGCGCAGATTCTCGCCGGCTGCCTGCTCGGCCGCGCGCGACTGTGGACGCTCGATCAGCGAATGGCGCGCGTGGCCGAAGGGTTTTCGATCTCCTACCGGGCGAGCTAG
- a CDS encoding BsuPI-related putative proteinase inhibitor, which yields MNTRLIISLLCAGALAFACGPRSHSEAPTSLASALPLHVGPASHAAAQTAAAPDVAERPHGKKDKSKLPPPKIDSRFNIAVSHNVVKLALDVRNTGGRHAEIDFPNGQAYDFVVVDSVGREVWRWSARRMFTQGVRNKQLGAGESTEYSETWGAAKPGKYTAIATLRSSNFPVEQRVDFVMQ from the coding sequence ATGAACACACGACTCATCATCTCGCTGCTCTGTGCTGGTGCGCTCGCTTTCGCGTGCGGCCCGCGCTCGCACTCCGAAGCCCCTACGAGCCTCGCGAGTGCCCTCCCGCTCCATGTCGGGCCCGCTTCTCACGCCGCCGCGCAGACGGCCGCCGCTCCCGACGTTGCCGAGCGACCACACGGCAAGAAGGACAAGTCGAAGCTTCCACCTCCCAAAATCGATTCGCGCTTCAACATCGCCGTCTCGCACAATGTCGTGAAGCTCGCGCTGGATGTCCGCAACACGGGCGGCCGCCACGCTGAAATCGATTTCCCGAACGGTCAAGCGTACGACTTCGTCGTCGTTGATTCCGTCGGTCGCGAAGTCTGGCGCTGGTCGGCGCGGCGCATGTTCACGCAGGGCGTGCGCAACAAGCAGCTTGGCGCGGGCGAGAGCACGGAGTACTCGGAGACGTGGGGTGCGGCGAAGCCCGGCAAGTACACGGCGATCGCCACGTTGCGGAGCAGCAACTTCCCCGTCGAGCAGCGCGTCGACTTCGTGATGCAGTAA
- a CDS encoding HD-GYP domain-containing protein has translation MAIALLLSGVVVRTASTATTSQAVDAVILCVLAIAGELLAYSAPRRAIGSIGYIPYFAAAILVPNWLSIATVTLIRATLEAGSQREGIKRTLNIASHAMMQSVVILVYLGLGGKPLAATPAHSSLALIAREFGTPALTAFVAALFVNNLTIVTAIALSSGRKVLSTWIEVVRATVVFDLITSPLIFVFAWVYAAFGSFAAAAMWVPILGLRQVYRVNLELEHTNEELLELMVKSLEARDPYTSGHSRRVQHYSMIIGRAIGLRDRQVEQIGRAALLHDVGKIYEKYAPVLAKEDKLTQAEWAIIQDHPVDGANLVATMSRLRDMVPAVRHHHENWDGTGYPDGVAGELIPLAARIIRFADTIDAMTSQRPYRAPMTEHDVRAELVKCRGSQFDPMITDRLLSSPLWSTLFAPSAPVSVPRRASLAVVSSGRRANPAGVRGA, from the coding sequence GTGGCAATCGCGCTCTTGCTGAGCGGGGTTGTCGTTCGGACCGCCTCGACTGCCACCACATCGCAGGCAGTCGATGCCGTGATTCTTTGTGTTCTCGCTATCGCGGGCGAGTTGCTCGCGTATTCCGCTCCGCGCCGAGCTATTGGGTCAATTGGGTATATCCCGTATTTCGCCGCCGCGATCTTGGTGCCGAATTGGCTGAGCATAGCGACCGTAACGCTCATTCGTGCTACGCTTGAGGCTGGCTCGCAACGCGAAGGGATCAAGCGAACGCTGAATATCGCGTCGCATGCGATGATGCAGTCAGTCGTGATTTTGGTGTATCTCGGCCTCGGCGGAAAACCTCTGGCCGCGACGCCAGCCCATTCATCGCTTGCATTAATTGCGCGAGAATTCGGTACTCCGGCCCTTACCGCATTCGTCGCCGCGCTTTTCGTCAACAACTTGACGATCGTGACCGCGATCGCACTGTCGTCTGGTCGGAAGGTTCTATCAACGTGGATCGAGGTGGTGCGCGCGACAGTTGTCTTCGACCTAATCACGAGTCCGTTGATTTTCGTGTTCGCCTGGGTCTACGCTGCATTCGGTTCATTCGCCGCCGCGGCCATGTGGGTGCCGATTTTGGGTCTTCGCCAGGTGTATCGAGTTAATCTTGAGCTAGAACATACAAACGAAGAATTGCTCGAGCTGATGGTGAAGTCTCTCGAAGCGCGAGACCCATACACATCAGGTCATTCGCGACGCGTGCAGCATTACTCGATGATAATTGGGCGGGCAATCGGACTTCGGGACCGCCAAGTTGAACAAATCGGTCGGGCTGCTTTGCTGCATGACGTTGGAAAGATCTACGAGAAATATGCCCCGGTACTCGCGAAGGAAGACAAGCTGACGCAAGCGGAGTGGGCCATTATCCAAGACCATCCCGTCGATGGCGCGAATCTCGTCGCGACCATGTCGCGATTGCGAGACATGGTGCCGGCTGTTCGTCATCATCACGAAAACTGGGATGGAACAGGTTATCCCGATGGCGTGGCCGGCGAGCTAATTCCACTCGCGGCGAGGATCATTCGCTTCGCGGACACCATCGACGCGATGACCAGCCAACGACCCTATCGTGCGCCCATGACCGAGCACGACGTTCGTGCCGAATTAGTCAAGTGCCGAGGTTCGCAGTTCGATCCGATGATCACGGACCGGTTGCTATCAAGCCCACTGTGGTCGACGCTATTTGCGCCAAGCGCACCCGTGAGCGTTCCAAGGCGCGCGTCGCTAGCCGTAGTGTCATCCGGCCGACGAGCCAACCCGGCGGGTGTTCGCGGAGCGTAG
- a CDS encoding AAA family ATPase, with translation MLYLRTLGTARIEARATQFTPTSLRTFALLLYLSAERGRRVSKAALHDLIFPDQTERNARHSLREIVYRCRQAGIPIGSDASGIELAAEAVRSDYSEVIERDRPDAAQVEAVAGGFLPGYAPGHSEAYAEWYEGYRAKVVFEVCKALLREVQRTKRAGEWQKTEAAARACLVLDPLNEEATLVLAEMLAIGGAKAQAVELLDAYAEEVGGGASALSLPATVLSRRIRERAQHEYCRPPLTPFVARTEEILKLSQCGERARDGAIQCVVITGEPGIGKSRLAQEFEAITRLGEWRTAKVSARAHDRIRPMSFFAELVPQLISLPGALGASPSALKAVRKLTEFDVDSSGELVAEAESERRSAAITNAVADILDAVADEHPIIIVGEDLHWTDGRSFSVLVDLLANARRRLLVVVTSRDAADFGRFGQLSSSATHIALERLSPKEVYTFIRGCSSERTVDDSLASWMEKTSDGNPFVLQSLVSHFSSTGERFVVPSSTQDLIEQRLQPIRGVARRFLECCVFLGRFATLDRLLRLLELPLSDVLQALTELEERRILREDAGIVGPSHWLLAETVLRTATPVARKAAHFGIAQMLENELHTTPDATTLWACADHWQSAGEDVRAARTFEACARHSIAIGRPREAAELLLKAASISSGPQRSSLASRGVTIAHEASERDVVVNGLTLMDNGALDNVGSQHDDVEMAQLMTAGFRLHPDHRVKTRLWRCLSANNATVAHRLEAGFGLLVLADYYRNSSLAQKAFDAVHPLLLIDSGDSERLALCCCLLFHSTFGDHVRALSAADGLSALASHTESPDAPQLRFIAAGGFWRIGHARRAVSELEAGYASAERAGLIRTQFRLAISLSWFNFDLERVSDGHSWLTRADDLVRGNASVPVGIDYLINRAELALLLDEYTRLEALLRAVSAQGFAPNIRTRVWESAMNVALRTHRGENIAAEDVAYLTANQIPNFEFGDCADSATSVAAMVVRKQEGNPAAARIIHRYLAKYRRPSTPISALLRREMNRAGFAYPLVQQEHYSD, from the coding sequence ATGCTCTACTTGCGGACACTGGGAACAGCGCGAATCGAAGCGAGGGCGACACAATTCACGCCGACCTCTCTGCGCACGTTCGCGCTGCTGTTGTACTTGTCGGCTGAGCGGGGCCGGCGCGTATCGAAGGCGGCGTTGCACGACTTGATTTTCCCCGATCAGACGGAGCGCAATGCGCGGCATTCGTTGCGGGAGATCGTGTATCGGTGCCGGCAGGCGGGCATTCCGATCGGGTCGGATGCGAGCGGGATCGAGTTGGCGGCGGAAGCGGTGCGGAGCGATTACAGCGAAGTGATCGAGCGGGACCGGCCGGACGCGGCGCAAGTAGAGGCCGTGGCCGGCGGGTTTCTGCCCGGGTATGCGCCGGGGCATTCGGAGGCGTATGCGGAGTGGTATGAGGGGTATCGAGCGAAGGTGGTATTCGAAGTCTGTAAAGCGTTGTTGAGGGAGGTGCAGCGCACGAAGCGGGCGGGCGAGTGGCAAAAGACGGAGGCGGCGGCGAGGGCGTGTTTGGTGTTGGATCCGTTGAATGAAGAGGCGACGTTGGTGTTGGCGGAGATGTTGGCGATTGGTGGGGCGAAGGCTCAGGCCGTCGAACTGCTCGATGCCTATGCAGAGGAGGTCGGCGGCGGCGCTTCGGCACTCTCTCTTCCCGCGACTGTACTAAGTCGGCGCATTCGCGAGCGCGCTCAACATGAATACTGTCGCCCACCGCTAACTCCGTTCGTGGCGCGAACGGAGGAGATTCTCAAGCTCAGTCAGTGTGGGGAGCGCGCGCGCGACGGCGCAATACAATGCGTCGTGATCACCGGTGAGCCGGGGATTGGGAAGTCTCGACTTGCCCAGGAGTTTGAAGCGATTACCCGGCTGGGTGAATGGCGCACAGCCAAAGTGTCGGCGCGCGCTCACGATCGAATCCGGCCGATGTCGTTTTTCGCTGAACTTGTGCCTCAGCTGATCTCACTCCCTGGCGCATTGGGCGCATCACCGAGCGCGTTGAAGGCCGTCCGCAAACTGACCGAGTTCGATGTGGACAGCTCCGGTGAGTTGGTAGCAGAGGCGGAGTCAGAGCGCCGATCAGCCGCGATCACGAACGCAGTCGCAGACATTCTCGACGCCGTAGCAGATGAGCATCCCATCATAATTGTGGGTGAGGACCTGCATTGGACCGATGGCCGATCATTCAGCGTTCTGGTCGACCTCTTGGCGAATGCAAGACGTCGTCTACTCGTTGTTGTCACGTCTCGCGACGCTGCCGACTTTGGCCGCTTTGGGCAGCTATCATCCAGCGCGACACATATTGCGCTTGAACGGCTGAGCCCAAAGGAGGTTTACACATTCATTCGCGGATGCTCCTCCGAGCGAACGGTCGACGACAGTCTCGCATCGTGGATGGAAAAGACGTCTGACGGCAACCCGTTCGTGCTACAGTCGTTGGTCAGCCACTTCAGTTCGACCGGCGAACGGTTCGTTGTTCCGAGTTCTACTCAGGATCTAATTGAGCAACGGCTACAGCCGATACGCGGCGTGGCGCGTCGCTTCCTCGAGTGTTGCGTGTTCCTCGGGCGTTTCGCGACGCTCGATCGGCTATTGCGGCTTCTTGAATTGCCGCTATCCGATGTCTTACAGGCCCTCACCGAGCTCGAGGAACGGCGCATTCTTCGTGAGGATGCCGGCATTGTCGGGCCTTCGCACTGGCTGTTGGCGGAGACGGTGTTACGGACAGCTACCCCTGTCGCAAGGAAAGCCGCACACTTTGGGATAGCGCAAATGTTGGAGAACGAACTGCACACGACGCCGGACGCCACAACCTTGTGGGCTTGCGCGGACCACTGGCAGAGCGCCGGCGAGGACGTTCGAGCCGCTCGCACATTCGAAGCCTGCGCTCGGCATTCAATTGCCATCGGTCGACCTCGCGAAGCCGCTGAACTACTTCTCAAAGCCGCGTCGATCAGCAGTGGGCCACAGCGTAGCAGTCTCGCATCGCGAGGGGTAACGATCGCGCACGAGGCGTCTGAGCGAGACGTGGTTGTGAATGGTCTGACGTTGATGGACAACGGCGCTCTCGACAACGTCGGGTCGCAGCATGATGACGTCGAGATGGCGCAGCTGATGACGGCAGGCTTCCGGCTCCATCCTGACCATCGAGTTAAGACGCGACTTTGGCGCTGCCTGTCCGCTAACAACGCAACTGTTGCCCATCGTTTGGAAGCTGGGTTTGGGTTGCTCGTCCTGGCGGACTATTATCGGAACAGCAGCCTTGCACAAAAGGCTTTCGATGCTGTGCATCCGTTGCTGTTGATTGATTCCGGCGATTCTGAACGTCTCGCGCTGTGTTGTTGTTTGCTCTTTCATAGCACGTTCGGAGACCACGTGAGGGCGCTGTCGGCGGCCGATGGTCTGTCCGCGCTAGCCTCACACACGGAATCGCCTGACGCTCCGCAACTCAGATTCATAGCCGCGGGCGGATTCTGGCGCATTGGCCATGCAAGGCGTGCTGTCTCCGAGCTCGAAGCCGGATACGCTAGCGCCGAGCGCGCTGGTCTGATCCGAACCCAGTTTCGTTTGGCAATAAGCCTGTCTTGGTTCAATTTCGATCTTGAACGAGTGAGCGATGGCCACTCGTGGTTAACGCGCGCGGACGATCTAGTGCGAGGAAACGCGTCGGTCCCGGTAGGAATCGATTACCTCATTAATCGGGCCGAGCTCGCGCTGCTACTGGACGAGTACACCCGCCTTGAGGCGCTACTGCGGGCGGTTTCGGCGCAGGGCTTCGCGCCCAATATTCGTACGCGTGTATGGGAGTCGGCGATGAACGTCGCACTCCGAACACATCGCGGCGAGAACATTGCCGCAGAAGATGTCGCCTACCTCACGGCAAATCAGATTCCGAACTTTGAGTTCGGCGATTGTGCAGACAGCGCAACAAGTGTGGCGGCGATGGTCGTGAGGAAACAGGAAGGCAACCCTGCGGCCGCGCGCATAATTCACCGGTACCTGGCCAAATATCGCCGCCCATCGACTCCCATTTCAGCGCTCTTGAGGCGCGAAATGAATCGTGCCGGATTCGCCTATCCGCTAGTGCAGCAGGAGCATTATTCCGATTAA
- a CDS encoding MoxR family ATPase produces MATRQQPADDSQDVELLDQLARARTALIDQIGRRIVGQHDIVDNLVAALLAGGHVLLVGVPGLAKTLLVQTVAQALDLKFSRVQFTPDLMPSDITGTELLEEDHTTGRRFFKFAKGPIFANVVLADEINRAPPKTQAALLQAMQEHAVTAAGQTHRLPEPFFVLATQNPIEQEGTYPLPEAQLDRFMMQLTVGYPTRDEEERIVTATTGDREVDIAPMLDATQLLALQHLVRRLPAPPSVVSYAVKLARSTRPGAEEATPLVKKYVSWGAGPRASQYLILGAKARAAMDGRAVPDLEDVNAMAVPVLSHRVVVNFQAEAEGMSPERLVTVPGRP; encoded by the coding sequence GTGGCAACACGACAGCAGCCGGCCGATGATTCACAGGACGTCGAGCTTCTCGATCAGCTGGCGCGTGCGCGCACGGCGTTGATCGACCAGATCGGGCGGCGGATCGTCGGGCAGCACGACATCGTGGACAATCTCGTCGCGGCGCTGCTCGCCGGCGGCCACGTGCTGCTGGTCGGCGTGCCGGGGCTTGCCAAGACGCTGCTCGTGCAAACGGTGGCGCAGGCGCTCGATCTCAAATTCTCGCGCGTGCAGTTCACGCCGGACCTGATGCCGAGCGACATCACGGGCACCGAGCTGCTGGAAGAGGATCACACGACGGGCCGGCGCTTTTTCAAGTTTGCGAAAGGTCCGATCTTCGCCAACGTCGTGCTCGCCGACGAGATCAACCGCGCGCCGCCGAAGACGCAGGCGGCGCTGCTGCAGGCGATGCAGGAGCACGCCGTGACGGCGGCGGGGCAGACGCATCGCCTGCCCGAACCGTTCTTCGTGCTCGCGACGCAGAATCCGATCGAGCAGGAGGGCACGTATCCGCTGCCCGAAGCGCAGCTCGATCGCTTCATGATGCAGCTCACCGTCGGCTACCCGACGCGCGACGAGGAGGAGCGCATCGTCACGGCGACGACGGGCGATCGCGAGGTGGACATCGCGCCGATGCTCGATGCGACGCAGCTGCTCGCGCTGCAGCATCTCGTGCGGCGCCTCCCTGCTCCGCCGAGTGTGGTGAGCTACGCCGTGAAACTGGCGCGCTCAACGCGGCCGGGCGCGGAAGAAGCGACGCCGCTCGTGAAGAAGTACGTGAGTTGGGGTGCGGGGCCGCGGGCGTCGCAGTATCTCATTCTGGGCGCCAAGGCGAGGGCGGCGATGGATGGGCGGGCGGTGCCCGATTTAGAGGATGTGAATGCGATGGCGGTGCCGGTGTTGAGTCATCGGGTCGTGGTCAACTTCCAGGCGGAGGCGGAAGGGATGTCGCCGGAGCGGTTGGTGACGGTGCCTGGGCGGCCGTAG
- the atpE gene encoding ATP synthase F0 subunit C produces the protein MTILPLLQAAAAYTKEYTGAWAMQGAGIGAGLASIGAGLGIGRIGAGATEGMARQPEIAGTIQTGALILSALIEGVALFAVVVCLLIWTKF, from the coding sequence ATGACGATTCTTCCTCTCTTGCAGGCCGCTGCCGCCTACACCAAGGAGTACACGGGTGCGTGGGCGATGCAGGGTGCCGGCATTGGCGCCGGTCTCGCGTCGATCGGCGCCGGACTCGGCATCGGCCGCATCGGGGCGGGCGCGACTGAAGGCATGGCGCGTCAGCCCGAGATCGCGGGCACCATCCAGACGGGCGCGCTGATTCTGTCGGCGCTCATCGAAGGCGTCGCGCTGTTCGCCGTCGTCGTCTGTCTGCTGATCTGGACCAAATTCTAG
- the atpB gene encoding F0F1 ATP synthase subunit A, whose amino-acid sequence MIFRSRIAALLVAAGLMAAPAAAHAQDAAAQVQKTESVPGPAQIIMPHITDSKKIDYPCVRGLREWACEGEFPPIRFTVAGHQIDLSITKHVFFLFVAGVFSLVLLLSVASSHRRHSSESGRPKGFAAGMEAVILYLRNEIYMPVLGHGGAKFVPFCLTLFFFIAWCNLLGLMPWGSTPTGNANVTVTLAMITFFVVEIAGMRALGKGYIGTLIYWPHDMPFIMKALMTPIMTPIEIVGKITKPFALTVRLFANMISGHVIILALIGLVFMFGVKTSFIAPIGMAIGIMLLEILVAFIQAFIFSLLAAVFIGQIRTAHH is encoded by the coding sequence ATGATCTTCCGTTCCCGTATTGCTGCTTTGCTCGTCGCCGCGGGCCTGATGGCCGCGCCGGCGGCCGCTCACGCGCAGGATGCCGCCGCGCAGGTTCAGAAAACTGAAAGCGTGCCGGGCCCCGCGCAGATCATCATGCCGCACATCACGGACTCGAAGAAGATCGATTATCCGTGCGTGCGCGGACTGCGCGAGTGGGCGTGCGAGGGCGAGTTTCCGCCCATTCGCTTCACCGTGGCCGGGCACCAGATCGATCTCAGCATCACGAAGCACGTCTTCTTCCTGTTCGTCGCCGGCGTGTTCAGCCTCGTGTTGCTGCTGAGTGTGGCGTCGTCGCATCGCCGGCATTCGTCGGAATCCGGACGGCCGAAGGGGTTCGCGGCCGGCATGGAAGCCGTGATCCTCTATTTGAGAAATGAGATTTACATGCCGGTCCTCGGGCACGGCGGCGCCAAGTTCGTGCCGTTCTGCCTGACGCTGTTTTTCTTCATCGCGTGGTGCAACCTGCTCGGCCTCATGCCGTGGGGATCGACGCCGACGGGCAACGCCAACGTCACGGTCACGCTGGCCATGATCACGTTCTTCGTCGTCGAGATCGCCGGTATGCGTGCGCTCGGCAAGGGCTACATCGGCACGCTGATCTACTGGCCGCACGACATGCCGTTCATCATGAAGGCGCTGATGACGCCGATCATGACGCCGATCGAGATCGTCGGAAAGATCACGAAGCCGTTCGCGCTCACGGTGCGTCTCTTCGCGAACATGATTTCGGGCCACGTCATCATTCTCGCGCTGATCGGCCTCGTGTTCATGTTCGGCGTGAAGACGAGCTTCATTGCGCCGATCGGCATGGCGATCGGCATCATGCTGCTCGAGATCCTCGTCGCGTTCATTCAGGCGTTCATTTTCTCGCTGCTGGCCGCGGTGTTCATCGGGCAGATTCGGACGGCGCATCATTGA